A genomic stretch from Petrimonas mucosa includes:
- a CDS encoding ROK family protein: protein MDKPYVIGIDVGGTNTVVGIVDKRGQILRSGSLKTAKHANVEDYLDELAEVIEDVIKDIATKEQIKGIGAGTPNGNYFTGSIEFAPNLRWKGIIPFAQMLEERVGIPVALTNDANAAAIGEMTYGAARGMKDFIVITLGTGVGSGIVVNGQLVYGHDGFAGELGHVIMRRSNGRVCGCGRSGCLEAYTSATGVARTAREYLELQHDAKSQLRNIPIDEITSKDVFDAAMAGDEMAKEIFRFTGEMLGEAFADFVAFSSPEAIILFGGLAKAGDLIMNPVRESMERNLLPIFKNKVKLLFSELKESDAAVLGASALGWEVR from the coding sequence ATGGATAAACCTTATGTAATAGGTATTGACGTGGGCGGTACAAATACAGTAGTTGGTATCGTCGACAAGAGAGGACAGATTTTGCGTAGCGGAAGCCTTAAAACTGCCAAACATGCCAATGTGGAAGACTATCTCGATGAGTTGGCTGAGGTGATTGAAGATGTGATCAAGGACATCGCCACCAAAGAACAGATCAAGGGAATCGGAGCCGGAACGCCAAACGGCAACTATTTCACCGGTAGCATTGAGTTTGCGCCCAACCTCCGCTGGAAGGGTATTATTCCGTTTGCTCAAATGCTGGAAGAGAGGGTGGGTATTCCCGTAGCACTGACCAACGACGCCAATGCGGCGGCAATCGGGGAGATGACTTACGGAGCAGCCCGTGGTATGAAAGACTTCATTGTGATCACGCTCGGTACTGGTGTCGGAAGCGGAATTGTGGTCAACGGCCAGCTGGTGTACGGTCATGACGGCTTTGCCGGTGAACTTGGCCATGTCATTATGCGTCGTTCAAACGGACGGGTGTGCGGTTGCGGAAGATCGGGATGTTTGGAGGCTTACACTTCGGCAACGGGTGTGGCACGTACTGCACGCGAATACCTCGAGCTTCAGCACGACGCAAAGAGCCAGTTGCGCAATATTCCCATCGACGAGATTACCTCGAAGGATGTTTTCGATGCAGCTATGGCCGGCGATGAGATGGCAAAGGAGATATTCCGTTTCACAGGCGAGATGCTGGGTGAAGCTTTTGCCGACTTCGTGGCGTTCTCGAGTCCCGAAGCCATCATCCTTTTCGGAGGATTGGCCAAAGCGGGTGATCTCATCATGAATCCAGTCCGCGAATCGATGGAACGGAACCTGTTGCCCATTTTCAAGAACAAGGTAAAACTGCTCTTCTCCGAACTCAAGGAGA